In Streptomyces nojiriensis, one genomic interval encodes:
- a CDS encoding lysoplasmalogenase: protein MSTAESPGRPAPAWAADQAPAGRPRLGRIALLAFAVAAAVDLGSLLAGWHLGHVIAKPLLMPLLVTHMATRGAPRLLLAALLFGWGGDLALLFDAEPAFLVGMGSFAVGHVCYLVLFGKRPANPLLAGAYALALLGTVALLWSDLPPDLRIPVAGYSLLLTAMAFRSSALGLRAGIGGGLFLLSDTLIATGVAEWPQLPRPDFWIMATYLAAQYLLATGATSREAGVR from the coding sequence GTGAGCACCGCCGAGTCCCCGGGCCGACCCGCCCCCGCCTGGGCGGCGGACCAGGCTCCGGCCGGCCGGCCGCGCCTCGGCCGCATCGCCCTCCTGGCCTTCGCCGTGGCCGCCGCCGTCGACCTCGGCTCGCTGCTGGCCGGCTGGCACCTCGGGCACGTCATCGCCAAGCCGCTCCTCATGCCGCTGCTCGTGACCCACATGGCCACCCGCGGCGCGCCCCGGCTGCTGCTCGCCGCCCTGCTGTTCGGCTGGGGCGGAGACCTGGCCCTGCTCTTCGACGCCGAGCCCGCCTTCCTCGTGGGCATGGGCTCCTTCGCCGTCGGCCACGTCTGCTACCTCGTCCTCTTCGGCAAGCGGCCCGCGAACCCGCTGCTCGCAGGCGCGTACGCGCTCGCCCTCCTCGGCACCGTCGCCCTGCTGTGGTCCGATCTGCCGCCCGACCTGCGGATCCCCGTGGCCGGCTACAGCCTGCTGCTCACCGCCATGGCGTTCCGCTCCAGCGCCCTCGGCCTGCGGGCCGGGATCGGCGGCGGGCTGTTCCTGCTCTCCGACACCCTCATCGCCACCGGCGTCGCCGAGTGGCCCCAGCTGCCCCGCCCGGACTTCTGGATCATGGCCACGTACCTGGCCGCCCAGTACCTGCTGGCCACTGGCGCGACCTCCCGGGAAGCAGGCGTACGGTAG
- a CDS encoding zinc-dependent alcohol dehydrogenase family protein → MRATVIHAPHDIRVEEVPDAAIQRPEDAVVRVLRACICGSDLWAYRGEAARQPGQRIGHEFLGIVEETGSAVSGLRAGDLVVAPFMWSDGTCEYCSEGLFTSCEHGGFWGSVGHDGGQGEAVRVPHADGTLVKLPAEAASDDHLLTGLLALSDVMGTGHHAALGAGVREGSTVAVVGDGAVGLCGVLAAKRLGAERIIALGRHTVRTDIAKLFGATDVVAERGEAAEAAVRELLGGRGAHAVIEAVGTEQSMRTAVNITRDGGAIGYVGVPHGSGTGLDLGVMFDRNITLRGGVAPVRAYIPELLKDVLSGAIDPAPVFDRAVSLDEVPDGYRAMDDRSALKVMIKP, encoded by the coding sequence ATGCGCGCCACCGTTATCCACGCCCCGCACGACATACGCGTGGAGGAGGTGCCCGACGCTGCGATCCAGCGACCCGAGGACGCCGTCGTCCGCGTCCTTCGTGCCTGTATCTGCGGCAGCGACCTGTGGGCCTACCGCGGCGAGGCCGCGCGCCAGCCCGGCCAGCGCATCGGCCACGAGTTCCTGGGCATCGTCGAGGAGACCGGCTCCGCCGTGTCCGGCCTGCGGGCCGGCGACCTCGTCGTCGCGCCCTTCATGTGGTCGGACGGCACCTGCGAGTACTGCTCCGAAGGCCTCTTCACCTCCTGCGAGCACGGCGGCTTCTGGGGCTCGGTCGGCCACGACGGAGGCCAGGGCGAGGCCGTCCGCGTCCCGCACGCCGACGGCACCCTGGTGAAGCTGCCCGCCGAGGCCGCTTCCGACGACCACCTGCTGACCGGACTGCTCGCGCTGTCCGACGTCATGGGCACCGGCCACCACGCCGCGCTGGGCGCGGGCGTGCGCGAGGGCTCCACGGTCGCCGTCGTCGGCGACGGTGCGGTCGGCCTGTGCGGCGTCCTCGCCGCCAAGCGCCTGGGCGCCGAGCGGATCATCGCCCTGGGCCGCCACACCGTACGGACGGACATCGCCAAGCTCTTCGGGGCCACCGACGTCGTCGCCGAGCGCGGCGAGGCCGCCGAGGCGGCCGTGCGCGAGCTCCTCGGCGGCCGGGGCGCGCACGCGGTCATCGAGGCGGTCGGCACCGAGCAGTCGATGCGCACCGCCGTGAACATCACCCGCGACGGCGGGGCCATCGGCTACGTCGGCGTCCCGCACGGCAGCGGCACCGGCCTCGACCTCGGTGTCATGTTCGACCGCAACATCACCCTGCGCGGCGGCGTGGCCCCGGTCCGCGCGTACATCCCGGAGCTGCTGAAGGACGTGCTCAGCGGCGCGATCGACCCGGCGCCCGTCTTCGACCGGGCCGTGTCCCTGGACGAGGTCCCGGACGGCTACCGGGCGATGGACGACCGCAGCGCGCTCAAGGTGATGATCAAGCCCTGA
- a CDS encoding NACHT domain-containing protein: MTGFETVLLRVAGTAAGTLVKSLLARAPGAGLAADPALPVQRWRKPPGKLGDGEMRRLAEALAERLGPECAALPEHERLAALDAAGDAFAALGPLDTQALFAADLDPSALAAALPGPPAGLSPAAEVLYGRLVRLCCAHAVEYVTTLPGFGARADVELVRRTGELARSLDRLQEGADGSAYAFEERYAQYIAETHSRLQLFGLTLSHAREEWPLDLAYISLAVTGEQLLEDPGRHSAMKTELALGTSERVLLRGPAGSGKSTLVQWLALNAARRSFKVGLRHWNTLVPFVLRLRSFNSPEGLPMPENWLRASGVPLRAPDGWVEDLLSEGRALVLIDGVDEVPSKLRSRTEEWLRSLLAAYPRARYVVTTRPSAVPEDWLTGQAFSLLSLLPMERADVSAFITHWHDSARAECGSEEERDTLDRYEGSLIRSVGSRRDLGWLASNPLMCALLCALNRDRHMHLPRARKELYDAALDMLLVRRDTERDISGVEGVYLSRDEQTLLLQRLAYWLIRNGQLEASRGEAEEMVGEWLGAMPQVRAQAGAEQVFRHLLIRSGLLRETVPGSVHFVHRTFQDYLGAKAAVEARDFGVLVGNAHEDTWEDVIRMAVGHARPDERARLLRQLLRRADKVKRDQNRLVLLAAACLEHAPELDPEVWHEVQARTAHLLPPHSVGQAEELAKAGELVLELLPDPAGLDEQQAAAIIRTAALVNGDRALQVIAGFRRDDRYDVVHELSDAWGRFRTDDYADAVLADAPVRVGHLHVRTREQLAALGRLPHVRRVHLTWNGALPAEISGRRDLEWLVIHRNPALTDLAPLAGHPTLRHLGVLDCPEVTGIEVVTELSADSLAFGYLRDGLSLAPLAAVGGLTSLVIGFEPEQRAIGDVPAAEGLASLALWQGARRMTLDGIERWPGVTDLTIAGSLQYRQLVHSLPLPELDSLQIRHAAPVSAAALVPYRRLRELVLIRCMFEGTLEPLAELPGLRLLVLSECLGTVDLSPLAAVDGLVVEVDRRTGVVGTESIPPERLVYKN, translated from the coding sequence ATGACGGGGTTCGAGACGGTTCTCTTACGGGTGGCGGGGACGGCGGCGGGGACGCTGGTGAAGTCCCTCCTGGCCCGGGCCCCGGGGGCGGGCCTGGCGGCCGACCCGGCACTGCCGGTGCAGCGCTGGCGCAAGCCTCCGGGGAAACTCGGCGACGGCGAGATGCGGCGCCTGGCCGAAGCCCTGGCGGAGCGCCTCGGCCCGGAGTGCGCGGCGCTGCCGGAGCACGAACGCCTGGCGGCGCTGGACGCGGCCGGGGACGCCTTCGCGGCACTGGGCCCCCTCGACACGCAGGCCCTCTTCGCGGCGGACCTCGACCCGTCGGCCCTGGCGGCGGCCCTCCCCGGCCCCCCGGCGGGCCTGAGCCCGGCCGCGGAGGTCCTGTACGGACGGCTGGTCCGGCTGTGCTGCGCGCACGCGGTGGAGTACGTGACGACCCTGCCGGGCTTCGGGGCCCGGGCGGACGTGGAACTCGTCCGGCGGACGGGCGAGCTGGCCCGTTCGCTGGACCGGCTCCAGGAGGGCGCGGACGGGTCGGCGTACGCCTTCGAGGAGCGCTACGCGCAGTACATCGCCGAGACCCACAGCCGCCTCCAGCTCTTCGGCCTGACCCTCAGTCACGCGCGCGAGGAGTGGCCCCTGGACCTGGCGTACATCAGCCTCGCGGTGACGGGCGAGCAGCTGCTGGAGGATCCGGGCCGGCACTCGGCGATGAAGACCGAGCTGGCACTCGGCACGTCCGAGCGGGTGCTGCTGCGCGGCCCGGCGGGTTCGGGCAAGAGCACCCTGGTCCAGTGGCTGGCGCTGAACGCGGCGAGACGGAGCTTCAAGGTCGGCCTGCGCCACTGGAACACGCTCGTCCCCTTCGTCCTGCGGCTGCGCTCGTTCAACTCGCCCGAGGGCTTGCCGATGCCGGAGAACTGGCTGCGCGCCTCGGGCGTGCCGCTGCGGGCCCCTGACGGATGGGTCGAGGACCTGCTGTCCGAAGGACGGGCACTCGTCCTGATCGACGGGGTCGACGAGGTCCCGTCCAAGCTCCGCAGCCGGACCGAGGAGTGGCTGAGATCCCTGCTCGCGGCCTATCCCCGGGCCCGCTACGTGGTGACCACGCGCCCGTCGGCGGTCCCGGAGGACTGGCTGACCGGGCAGGCCTTCTCCCTGCTGTCCCTGCTGCCGATGGAGCGCGCCGACGTCAGCGCGTTCATCACGCACTGGCACGACTCCGCCCGTGCCGAGTGCGGCTCCGAGGAGGAGCGCGACACCCTCGACCGGTACGAGGGATCACTGATCCGGTCCGTCGGTTCCCGCCGGGACCTCGGATGGCTGGCCTCGAACCCCCTGATGTGCGCCCTGCTGTGCGCCCTGAACCGGGACCGTCACATGCACCTGCCGAGGGCGCGCAAGGAGCTGTACGACGCCGCCCTGGACATGCTCCTCGTGCGCCGGGACACCGAGCGGGACATCTCCGGTGTCGAGGGCGTGTACCTCAGCAGGGACGAGCAGACCCTGCTGCTCCAGCGGCTCGCGTACTGGCTGATCCGCAACGGCCAGCTGGAGGCGTCCCGCGGGGAGGCCGAGGAGATGGTCGGCGAGTGGCTCGGCGCCATGCCCCAGGTCCGGGCGCAGGCCGGTGCCGAGCAGGTGTTCCGGCACCTGCTGATCCGCAGCGGGCTGCTCCGGGAGACGGTCCCGGGGTCGGTCCACTTCGTGCACCGCACCTTCCAGGACTACCTCGGGGCCAAGGCGGCCGTGGAGGCACGGGACTTCGGTGTGCTGGTGGGCAACGCCCACGAGGACACGTGGGAGGACGTGATCCGCATGGCGGTGGGGCACGCCCGCCCCGACGAGCGCGCACGCCTGCTCCGCCAGCTCCTGCGGCGGGCCGACAAGGTCAAGCGGGACCAGAACCGGCTGGTGCTGCTGGCCGCGGCCTGCCTGGAGCACGCCCCGGAGCTGGACCCCGAGGTCTGGCACGAGGTGCAGGCGCGTACGGCGCACCTGCTGCCGCCGCACTCGGTGGGGCAGGCCGAGGAACTGGCCAAGGCGGGCGAGCTGGTCCTGGAACTCCTGCCGGACCCCGCGGGCCTGGACGAGCAGCAGGCTGCCGCCATCATCCGTACGGCCGCGCTCGTCAACGGGGACCGGGCGCTCCAGGTCATCGCCGGCTTCCGGCGGGACGACCGCTACGACGTGGTCCATGAACTGTCCGACGCCTGGGGGCGGTTCCGCACCGACGACTACGCGGACGCGGTCCTGGCCGACGCCCCCGTGCGCGTCGGGCACCTGCACGTCCGCACGCGCGAGCAGCTCGCCGCGCTGGGTCGGCTGCCCCACGTCCGGCGGGTCCACCTGACCTGGAACGGCGCCCTCCCGGCGGAGATATCCGGGCGGCGGGACCTGGAGTGGCTGGTCATCCACCGCAATCCGGCCCTGACCGATCTCGCGCCGCTGGCCGGGCATCCGACGCTCCGGCACCTCGGCGTACTGGACTGTCCCGAGGTCACGGGCATCGAGGTGGTCACCGAACTGTCGGCGGACAGCCTCGCCTTCGGCTACCTGCGGGACGGGCTCTCGCTGGCTCCGCTGGCGGCGGTCGGCGGGCTCACATCCCTGGTCATCGGGTTCGAGCCCGAGCAGCGGGCGATCGGGGACGTCCCGGCGGCCGAGGGGCTGGCCTCCCTGGCGCTGTGGCAGGGCGCCCGCCGGATGACCCTCGACGGCATCGAGCGGTGGCCGGGGGTGACGGACCTGACGATCGCGGGCAGCCTGCAGTACCGGCAGCTGGTCCACTCGCTCCCGCTCCCGGAACTGGATTCGCTGCAGATCCGGCACGCCGCACCGGTGTCGGCCGCGGCCCTCGTGCCGTACCGGCGGCTGAGGGAACTCGTACTGATCAGGTGCATGTTCGAGGGGACCCTGGAGCCGCTGGCCGAGTTGCCCGGGCTGCGGCTGCTCGTCCTGAGCGAATGCCTCGGGACGGTGGACCTCTCGCCCCTCGCGGCCGTGGACGGGCTGGTCGTCGAGGTGGACCGGCGCACTGGCGTGGTCGGCACCGAGAGCATCCCGCCGGAGCGGCTCGTGTACAAGAACTGA
- a CDS encoding sterol desaturase family protein, with translation MPNLPDVVLWSIPAFVLLTVIEVVSYRLHPDEDAAGYDTKDAATSITMGLGSIGFDLLWKIPVVAVFTAVYELTPLRVPFLWWTALLMLLAQDFLYYWQHRLHHVIRILWACHVVHHSSRRFNLTTALRQPWTSATTWWFYLPMVALGVHPAAIPFCYGINLLYQFWVHTERIGKLPRPYEYVFNTPSHHRVHHASQGGYLDRNFGGILIVWDRMFGSWVGETDKPVYGLTKNIGTHNPLRVATHEYAAIARDVRAAGSWRARAGHVFRGPGWQPAPAPAPAPTSAAAPAATSAPAPAAGAAADPAAPAVQESTA, from the coding sequence ATGCCGAACCTGCCCGATGTCGTGCTGTGGTCCATACCTGCCTTCGTGCTGCTCACCGTCATAGAGGTGGTGAGCTACCGGCTCCATCCCGACGAGGACGCCGCCGGCTACGACACCAAGGACGCCGCCACGAGCATCACCATGGGGCTCGGCAGCATCGGGTTCGACCTGCTCTGGAAGATCCCGGTCGTCGCCGTCTTCACCGCGGTCTACGAACTGACCCCGCTGCGCGTGCCGTTCCTGTGGTGGACCGCCCTGCTGATGCTGCTCGCCCAGGACTTCCTCTACTACTGGCAGCACCGCCTCCACCACGTCATCCGCATCCTGTGGGCCTGCCACGTGGTCCACCACAGCAGCCGGCGGTTCAACCTCACCACCGCCCTGCGCCAGCCCTGGACCAGCGCGACCACCTGGTGGTTCTACCTGCCCATGGTGGCCCTCGGCGTGCACCCGGCGGCGATCCCCTTCTGCTACGGGATCAACCTGCTCTACCAGTTCTGGGTCCACACCGAGCGCATCGGGAAGCTGCCGCGGCCCTACGAGTACGTCTTCAACACCCCCTCCCACCACCGGGTCCACCACGCCTCGCAGGGCGGCTACCTGGACCGCAACTTCGGCGGCATCCTGATCGTCTGGGACCGGATGTTCGGATCCTGGGTGGGGGAGACGGACAAGCCCGTCTACGGGCTCACCAAGAACATCGGCACCCACAACCCGCTGCGCGTGGCCACCCACGAGTACGCGGCCATCGCCCGGGACGTGCGCGCCGCCGGGAGCTGGCGCGCGCGGGCCGGACACGTCTTCCGCGGCCCCGGCTGGCAGCCCGCACCCGCACCCGCACCCGCACCCACATCCGCAGCCGCACCCGCAGCCACATCCGCTCCCGCTCCGGCCGCCGGCGCCGCAGCCGACCCCGCCGCCCCGGCCGTACAGGAGAGCACCGCGTGA